The sequence ATCAAATAAGTGAGTATTCAGTATGTCAGCAGGGGCAATTTTTCCAAATTCGCTGGTGATGATCTTTGCACCGGGATTTAGTTTTTTAATCATGGCTTTTAAAGTGCCTAACATCTCTGGTGTGATCAGGTCTGTTTTATTTAATATAATAACATTCGCAAATTCCAATTGGTCAGTAAGCAGGTTTACCACTGTCCGCTCCTCATGGATACGGGTGCTGCCATAGTCCTGGAGGAAGTTGTAGGAGTCCACAACAGTAACTAAGGTATCAAGTCTGGATAATTCATCAAGCGTGCCGTAGGTAAATGTTTGCGCTACGGGAAGCGGTTCGCTGATACCGGAGCTTTCTATTAATAAATAGTCGAACCGCTTTTCATTGGCCAATTTTTCTACTTCAATAAGTAGGTCTTCGCGGAGGGTGCAGCAGATGCAGCCGTTGCTCATCTCTACGAGTTTTTCTTCTGTTCTGTTGAGGGTATTTTCATTCTTTACGAGTTGGGCATCTATGTTCACCTCACTCATATCGTTGACAATAACGGCCACTTTCAGGCCTTCTTTATTATGTAGGATATGATTGAGCAAAGAAGTCTTACCGGCACCCAGGAAACCACTGAGTACCGTTACAGGCAAACGGTCTGTCATTATTATATGTATTATTTGCAGTAAAGATATGCAACTTTGTTGCAAATGAAACTTTTCAATAAAACTTTCGTAACTTCTATGTAAATCCTTTGTTATGAAACCCATCTACCCTATTCTGTGCCTGCTGGCACTCAGCGCCTGTTCCCGGAAGGATACGCTTCCCACTATCAACAATTCAAATCCTGACACGATTATTCCGAAATCTGCTATCAATGATTTTATTGAACAACGACTTAAAGAGGAGGATCATTTCGACTGGGCCATGGCCAATGATAGTATGTTGTGGAGTGCATTGATTCAGTCAGATAGTGTATTAAGTATAGGCTATAATACCGGCGATAAGGAGAAAGTATTAAAAGTGGTAAAGGAACATGAAGGCGCGCTTATTTATCCATTTAAAGAAGGGAAATTGCCATTTCTTAACTTGAAAGTGGGTAATTATGCTACGATCAAAGCACTGCGTGGATTTGTTCGCTATGCAGATCCTATTGGCTATGGTGCTTATAGTCAGGCTAATGCAAGGCCTGCCAGTAGCTTATTGAATTTCGGCTGCGGGAGTAATACAGCCCAAACGAATATTAAATATACTTCGATACTCCCTGCAGCCAAGCAATCCTGGAATTACACTTATCACCACATTCCTGAGGCATGGGCACAATCTACAGGAGCAAATATCAAGGTTATGATTATTGATACGGGTATCAGTGATGCGCAGGAAAACTTAGGCTCCGCATTCAATCAGGGTTACTCTTCGGGACGAAGCATTGCACGTGCGGTGACATATTCCGGTGCTACCACCAATGACGATTGCGGGCATGGTACCAGTATGGCGGGTGTACTGGCAGGACCTCGGGGCACAGATGGCAATACTGCTGGCATTGCCTACAATTGTAATCTGCTCATGGTACATGCGGCTGAAAATGTGGTGATCCTCTCTTCAAAATCTGTAAATGGTGTAACTGATGCTTATGTACTGGGTGCAGATGATCCGGATGTAAAGATCATCAGTATGAGTTTGGGTACCATCTTTAGCTATGGTCAGATCAAGGATGCGATTGCTTATGCTGATAGCAAACAGAAATTGATGTTCTGTGCCGCAGGTACTTCATTTTCATTCTTTGCAAGTTTTGTGGGAGTGATCTTTCCGGCTAACCAGCCACAGGTACATGCTGTAACGGGGGTGAAAGATAACCTGACCACACGTTGTGACGACTGTCACGTAGGGAGCAAAGTAGATTTTACAATAGTGATGGAAAAAGCCAGTAACGGTTTGCATCCATTGAGTATTGCGATGAGCGGGGATGTACCTTCCACAGTAGGCGGGTCTTCTGTAGCAACGGCAAGTTGTTCTGCCATCGCAGCATTGATATGGAGTAAAAACCCGGGTTATCCAAGAGATAGCATTATCAGCAAGATGCAGAGAGCAGGCACCTACCCTGTGACCCGCAATAGTTCTTTTGGCTGGGGGATAGTGAATGTCGCTACGGCCTTATCGCTTTAGGAAACGATTATGTAAAATGCGTTGTAGTGTTTCTTCCTTCTGATATTTGGAAACTGGAATCTGGAAAGCACCTACATACAGCGTGTTACCTTCAATACTATTGATTTTGTCGATGGCCACCAGGTAAGACTTGTGTGGTTGTACAAAAGATGTTGCGGGCAGGTGCTCCTGCAACATCTTTAATGTAAGGTGTGTGATGATCTTTCTGTCAGGTACGTGAATAGCAGCATAATTCTCCATGGCTTCGACAAAGAGAATGTCATTCACGCTGATCTTTTCCAGCTTGCTATCAACTTTTACAAAGAAGTAATCGCTTGTGGATGGTTGGGTTTGGAAATGGTCATAGATCTTATTGGCTGTTTTGAGAAAGCGTTCAAAAGAAATAGGTTTTAATAAATAGTCCAGTACTTCCAGTTCATATCCATGTAGTGCGTATTTTTCGTACGCAGTGGTAAATACGACCTTTGGCGGGCGGGTAAGGGTTTTTTAATAATTCAATACCTGTCATATAAGGCATCTCAATATCCAGGAATAAAACATCTACCTGTTGTTGTTTTAGCTACGAGTTCAATTCAATGGCATTTTCACACACGTCTTTCAGATCAAGAAGATCAATCTTCTCAAGATTGCATAAGTTTGAGTTTATGCAGGAAAATTAGCGAGGATGTTGGGGAGGGGGAAATAAGTTTGACGTAAGGGCGGATTTTGGTGGTGTAGGGGGGGATAGAAAGAAAGACCTTTTAAAACTATGGCAATCTCGCCGCCAACTTTTCAGGCATCAATCTCAATACCTGATATATTAATTTCCATTTTATGCCCGGTACAATCGTAAACCCATTACCTGCATTTACAATTTCATTCGCAATAAACGAAGGTTCCATTAATAAAGACTCCGGGAGGTCAAGTCCGGCCGTCATCTTGCTACGGATATAGCCTGCTACTATCACATTTACCACGACCTTTCTGGCAAACAAATATTGTCTCATCCCTGCCAGATATTGGGTAAATGCTGCTTTTGTACTACCGTAAATAAAGTTACTTTTTCGTCCACGTACACCTGATAACGAGGATAGCCCGATGATCCGTTCCAGGTGCTCATTCCCCTTGTCATTTACAATGATATTAATGATGGATACAGCGCCGGCATAGTGTACCTGCATCATCCGATAACAACCTTCCCAATCTGTCAGGGCCTGTTCATTCGTTACCTGAAAACCGGCTGAATATACAACGATATGGGGTTTTGCAGGCAATGAAGCGTAGAAAGCCACATGTGTTTCAAAAGCAATGGCATCAAAATAACAGATAGTCAACCGGCTATCAGAAACCTTCTTCGCTTCCATAAACGATTCTATTGCTGCTGTACTACGGGAGGCTGCTATCACCTGATACCCTTTTTCGAGATATAATAATGTAGCTTCTTTCGCTACATCAGAATTGGCGCCGAGGATCAATACAGTTTTGGACATATAAAGCAAGCTAAGAAAAAACTAAATCATTTTAGCAACCCCATCGGCTAAAATCCTGCTATTCTTTGTTAATTCCCGCAAATACCCTCTCCTTTTTTCATAATACTTTTCCATCCAGCATTCACCTAACTGTAGTTATGAAAACAATTGTAAACGATTACTCTGATTCACCAAAGGGCCAACATCCTTTATTACATCCACAAGAAAAACTGTTTTATTATGAACCAAATTGTAAACGATTACGTTCCAT is a genomic window of Chitinophaga sp. LS1 containing:
- a CDS encoding GTP-binding protein; its protein translation is MTDRLPVTVLSGFLGAGKTSLLNHILHNKEGLKVAVIVNDMSEVNIDAQLVKNENTLNRTEEKLVEMSNGCICCTLREDLLIEVEKLANEKRFDYLLIESSGISEPLPVAQTFTYGTLDELSRLDTLVTVVDSYNFLQDYGSTRIHEERTVVNLLTDQLEFANVIILNKTDLITPEMLGTLKAMIKKLNPGAKIITSEFGKIAPADILNTHLFDFDTTSQQAGWIEELNKEYHTPETEEYGISSFVFRSREPFHPARFWRYLNEEWHSNIIRSKGLFWLASRQDDAINWSQAGGSLRAEKAGVWWCSMPYKDRIRYASFLDYKEEIESRWDKNFGDRYNELVIIGKDMDKDLITIELENCLCTPVEIAAMQRGQRFSDEFPL
- a CDS encoding S8/S53 family peptidase, translated to MKPIYPILCLLALSACSRKDTLPTINNSNPDTIIPKSAINDFIEQRLKEEDHFDWAMANDSMLWSALIQSDSVLSIGYNTGDKEKVLKVVKEHEGALIYPFKEGKLPFLNLKVGNYATIKALRGFVRYADPIGYGAYSQANARPASSLLNFGCGSNTAQTNIKYTSILPAAKQSWNYTYHHIPEAWAQSTGANIKVMIIDTGISDAQENLGSAFNQGYSSGRSIARAVTYSGATTNDDCGHGTSMAGVLAGPRGTDGNTAGIAYNCNLLMVHAAENVVILSSKSVNGVTDAYVLGADDPDVKIISMSLGTIFSYGQIKDAIAYADSKQKLMFCAAGTSFSFFASFVGVIFPANQPQVHAVTGVKDNLTTRCDDCHVGSKVDFTIVMEKASNGLHPLSIAMSGDVPSTVGGSSVATASCSAIAALIWSKNPGYPRDSIISKMQRAGTYPVTRNSSFGWGIVNVATALSL
- a CDS encoding LytTR family DNA-binding domain-containing protein, encoding MNDILFVEAMENYAAIHVPDRKIITHLTLKMLQEHLPATSFVQPHKSYLVAIDKINSIEGNTLYVGAFQIPVSKYQKEETLQRILHNRFLKR
- a CDS encoding SDR family NAD(P)-dependent oxidoreductase gives rise to the protein MSKTVLILGANSDVAKEATLLYLEKGYQVIAASRSTAAIESFMEAKKVSDSRLTICYFDAIAFETHVAFYASLPAKPHIVVYSAGFQVTNEQALTDWEGCYRMMQVHYAGAVSIINIIVNDKGNEHLERIIGLSSLSGVRGRKSNFIYGSTKAAFTQYLAGMRQYLFARKVVVNVIVAGYIRSKMTAGLDLPESLLMEPSFIANEIVNAGNGFTIVPGIKWKLIYQVLRLMPEKLAARLP